aaaatttaattaattaattttaaattacaaaGATAATTGATGGCATAAAagtctaacaaaaaaaatctaattgttaaaaatataaaaattatttaagctcatttaattatttaaaaattatttaactcatttaattttgaaagtttttcaagttttaaaattatcacgcttttaaaatttaaaattaattttgaaaattcaatgtTTTACTCaaagagttattttaaaattttaattaagttttatcaagtttttgaagttttaaaatttaaatttgattaagttttatcaagtttttgaagttttaaaatttaaaaattttatattagaaatttatcaagttttaaaatttaaaattttgtaattatatatgagaaatttatcaagttttatattttgaaaattttattttttaaaattgtatcaAGTTTTATCAAGcttatcaagttttaaaattttaaaattttatattacatTGGTTTCCCAATATAATAATCAGTATTCAATGGTGATTGTCATGGGTTGACTTTTCAAATGCCCTTCAACtctttatttacttatatatttACCTTATATTGAttaattgattatatttttttttcatttatctaTTGATCTTAATTGTTAATAGTAAAATTTAgttattacttttattgatactttaaatacaataaaaattatttatcatatataaaatccaaattattttttaatttgctaaCTCACTtacatttaaactttttatcaaataatatcaaattgaaccatcatatttttaaactaatatattaaattttattttacttcttattaaaacattaatcataacaaggaaattaaataattttaactaaagaaaaataagtaacacactaatttgtttcttaacttaaaaaaaaataataataataatataattttaaaatttttataattaataaaaactattattattactattaatgataatttctatgatatataatattttctaaaaaattataataggtaacccaaaaaggtttaaaataaataatagactttGGCCACGATTGTGTGAATCTCGTTACCAtaggttcaaaatatttaaaataaacctCTATGCATTTGGTCACGATCAATGTGAAATTTGTGACTATAAGTTCCCATACAGTCACAGTCAATCAATGGTGTGACTAAAagtcacaatatatatatatatatatatatatatatatagtgacgGTTTCACAAAAAATTGTGACTAAAACATCATTTGTTACACTTTTTGTCATGAATGATAAAATTACCGTGACTAAAATTATTGGCGCTAAAATTTCCCTCCCTAAATTTACAAATAGTCACggtttcaaataattttttcactAAAATACCCTCTCATCAATGTTTTTGGTGACAGTTGGTAAAAATCACCGtgactaaacatgttttttttcccaCCCTAAATTTATTAACACATATATAGTCACAATTTTATCGTGGCTGTGACAAAATAATACCTTTGGTCACCATATTTGTGGCCGTGACTAAAGGTTCGtcattaaaaacctatttttttgtaGCTTGCTCCAAAAAGATCATAAAAAGTACTTCAAAAATCAGGTCAAAGTCAAGGTTGTTGCTAggtttgagttccaaatttcattttaagTTTGATTGTAGTTGCTTCCAAACCTCTTTCCTCATGGTTGCTTGTCATCTATCTTACTTTATAATATTCATTACTAGTATTTCATACTCATGACTCACTCGTTTAAACCTTTCTTAGACTCTTCATGGTTCATAAGTTCCGAGTCTCTCAATTATGCTTGTTTAACATTTCCACTTCCTTGGTTGATAATAACTTTTACACTTAtcattttcttcatctcttaAACTTGGAATTAGACTCAAAATAGAAGTTAGATCCATAAATAAGGCCTTAGCATCAATTTGAGTTACGTTTGATGATTTGAgctttttatattgtataaatCATAACATATATATGTCATTGGAGTGCATATTTCGACTCAAATTAGTATGCTCAATTAATTAATACTTATAGGATACTACAGGGAATatgaaagtaaataaataaataaatttattaatgaactcaattatgtcatattttttagggttttatccCAACAAGTGCAAcaatatcattaatatcaattaaacaAACAATGGTAGTCATTTCTTTAAATCATTTAGAGATACTCTCAATTTATGAAGCAAGTTATGAATGTGTATGATTAATGTCAATGATTCAGCATATTCAGAAATCATGTGGACTATCCTCTATTAAAGATAATGCTACCAAGTGACATGAAGATAATGCTACTTGTTTTacacaaattaaaataagatttataaaatttgataaaactAAGTAGATTTCTACCAAATTCTTCTATAACTCCAAGAGAATAGTGAAATCGATGTTTAGGATATCTGGTTTCATGATAATAtagcagatttattcacaaaagcTTTACTATTGAGTACATTGAAATGGTTAAGATACAACAttgaaatgtgaaaattgagagATTTGTCAGTTAAAGCGTTGAAGAAAGCATAATCATGTCTATATAAGGGGGATAATATTGATATAGATATACTgcattcttttttcatttgtttaggTTTTGTTCCATTGAATTTTACTAACAAGGTTTGTGATAAGACAATTCTAATAGtcaaatcatttaaataatattatactcTTTTTTATTCACTAGGGTTTTTCCTATCAGTTTTTTCCCAATAAGGTTTTAATAAGACATTCTTATGATCATCTAATGATGAGTGTTATAAGTAATGAAGTTTGTTAAGCTATGAGAACTTGTGAATGATCTTCCAATTTCTGATATAAATGATTAACTCAAATGCCGTTGTAAATCTTTTCATGACTTTTCATAAAATGGAGAcctattaattaaattagtatcCTCTTCTAAGCATTGCAATTTATTTCTcgattaatttctttttcttttattttacaacaaaatttaatttttgaacctttccacaaataataattttctaaaattcttacttcattctaaattttaaaatgattattaatcaatgttttcagaaccggaccggtgATCGAACTGGAAAaattaccggttcacggttcaccggTCGGATCGACGGTCGAACCGCTATTGAACCGgtgatgtaataaatatataatttatatattatataaaattaaaaatatataaatttataaattttaataatatttgatttttatatttggtatattaaattaaatgataaagtttaatattttaaattttattaaatagaaagatgtaatatttaagaatgaagatatatttaagatgaaaaaaattatatatttaattttatctttttgtctttgtattttattgttttaaaattattctattaattaatttatattattttttataattgttataaaaataaacaggaatttaaatatttacatttctttaaacattttatatgataaaaatttgaaataaaaacattaatgttaagtcttattatatatatatatatatatatatatattaacaacattGCAATTATATGGTTCATGCGTCCAGCCCTCAAAGAGGCAGTCCTATTCCCAGTCCCACATCGGAAGCACATGAATTCCATGTGCTTCAAGTGCTCTATAAATACCTTGCAACATGCATAGCAAACTTAACAAGCCAACAAATTGGGCTTAAAGGCATGGCCCAAGAGAAATGTTAATAAGttgaatgttttatttaattggGCCCAGTTGTTTAAACCAAGTATgagcttataattaatttgagtTTCAAAAGTTATGGGTGTGGAATGGGCTCAATGGATAATGGGCCTTttaatattaaacaaatttttgtagaatataaaaaagaagGCTTGGTAGGTTCGTGAAAGACCGGACGGTTTGTCCGGTTCGGCGGTTCGACCGGTGGTTTGAACGGTTCAATGTCGGTGCGACCACAAAACGGTTCATTGAGACGGACCGAACCGGAAAGTTGACCGGTCGACGGTTCGACCGgtcggaccggccggtccggtccgatatttaaaacattgttattaatttatttttttggaaattaatcatttttccaaatatttataccattccaaatttaaataattaaaattgatttttttttccaaaagttaataatttcttaaaccttttatataattgaaaatcaaaattattattattttaaaagtaattcctaaattttttttatcatatttcaatAACCATGTAAAAATCTCTGGTCACGATATTACTTAAAAAAGTATCATAAAGAACTATCAAGATTTTTATCCGTCATGGTTTAGATTATAACTGTTGTCATGGGATTTTCTTCTGGTCACACTTTTTGTGATGACCATGGCTaatattttaaaggattaatattttgttctttaataattttttttttttaaaaaaaaaaacctatcacAAAAAGTTATAAGATTTTCTTCTAGTCATGGTTTCCATGATAACCATGACTAGTAACCATGACTAGAAGTCCACATAGTCATGATTTTACCACAAAAAGTGACCGAAAgctatcatatttaataaattaattgcaTTTGGGCGCTCGTCATGGGTAGAGGAACCAAATTAAGCTTGCGTCTTGGTATTGATAGACAAGACAATAAGTTATAAAGGGATTTGCAGGTTCTAGATTTCAATTGAAGTGTTGTAGGCTGCAATGTCAGGAACGAAGAAATCGAGAAAACCCATTTGCCAGCTCTTGTGGTGCGAGTGTGTTCTGTATTAGGATTCAAACAATCTGATCCCCTATTTCccatcttcaaaattttcatcctttgTAATTGAAGTTGACCTTTGTATTAACTCTTCCTCCAGGGAAAATGGCTTCAATAATTTTGCTTCTGAAAAAGGATAAAGATTTCAGAGACCTCCAAAATTGAACTTGTCATCAACGCATATTTTGCAGTCAGTTATTCTCGATAGTCCAAACTTCAACACAAAAAGTCATCATCTTGGACCTCATGGTCATGGCCGGAAACAAATCTGTACAATATTTCTTGCCGTTGCGGCacagaaaatttaatttttcaaggtATAATGGCAGCCTAAATAATGAACAAAATGACATAAAGCCAACGCCCGCTCGCTTCTGGTAGTGACACGAACCACCTGAGGACCCACAAATCTGAACCTTTATGCATGCGTGTCACGCACCTGTGTTGCATGGCACCTTACACCACTTCATCACTTCAACCGTCCCACTTTAAATCTCACGCTCTGCACGCCACCCCTTCCAAACACTTCACACTCTCTATGGCTCTGCATCGATCTGTTTGCCTCCTGAACTCAGCGCTGCTGCCGCTGTTGCTGTTACTAGCTGAAGGTACTGGGGGCGCTCGAGCTTTAAGGCTTAGCCGGTGGGATCAGAAGATATGGATGCCAACTGACAAGGTTGAAGCGGAAGAGGATGGTGAAGAAAGGGGCACGAAGTGGGCGGTTCTCGTGGCCGGTTCATATGGGTACGGAAATTACAGGCACCAGGTGGGCTTTTTCTTCTAGGGGTTTCTACTCTCAATTCATGAACTGATTGCAAATTTGGAAATGATATTGGGAAAATTGAACAATTGGGTTTTGGATGTTTTCAGGCTGATGTGTGCCATGCTTATCAGTTGCTGAAAAGAGGAGGGCTGAAGGATGAGAACATAGTGGTGTTTATGTACGATGATATCGCCACTCATGATTTCAATCCCAGGCCCGGCGTAATAATCAATCATCCGCAAGGTGATGATGTGTATGCTGGTGTACCTAAGGTTTGTTCAATCATTTAATCTCTTCTTCTTGCTTTGTATCATATTATTACACACGTGGCACGGATTTAGGTGCTAAAAATATTATCCACGAATGGAGTTTATACACCTCATCTACTTTGAAATTACCGAAGCGGGTCCTAGTCGATTACCTTCATCTAATATAGAATTATAGAAAAAGTGGTGATGTGCTGGCACGCattaattaagaagaaaaatacacTTACAGCAATTGAAGATAAGATGAACTTTATTCACTGGGGCCGTAGTTACCTTTGCCTAGATGGTCTCTAGCGATTGTTTTGGGGGGTTTAATGTTTTGAAACATCTTAATACAGTAAGATAGTCATTGTAGCTGGTTTTGATCGTTATCAAGTTAGGCTTCAGAATGGTCGCCATGCCAGTGCCTCGGGAGAAAAATTAGTTGCCAATGTCCCATCTGGTTGTGATTGGTGGAAGCCCATAAATAACATAGTCTAAAAGGGCCATGATATGCCTACCACTTAATTTTATGGTTCTTATTTCTCAATTTCTAATGTTAATGGGTGATGGGCTAGGATTACACTGGCGAGGATGTTACTGCACAGAATTTATTTGCAGTACTCCTTGGCGACAAGAGCTTATTGAAAGGTGGAAGTGGAAAGGTTGTAGAGAGCAAACCCAACGACAGAATCTTTCTATACTACTCGGATCATGGAGGCCAGGGAGTGCTGGGtgagttaaaatattttcaaaaatcataatttgaaaAAGTAAATAGAACTGATACCAAATCCGTTGAATGTAGGGATGCCAAATATGCCTTTTCTCTATGCAAAGGATTTTATCGACGTTTTAAAGATGAAGCATGCCTCTGGAAGCTACAAAGAAATGGTAAAGAGATGCTTAGcgtgttgaaaatttttaaactgAAGTAATCCATATGGTGGCATGTAAGAGCTTAATTATGTTTTACGCAGGTTCTATATGTAGAAGCATGTGAAAGTGGGAGTATTTTTGAAGGTCTGATGCCTGATGATTTAAACATTTATGTCACAACTGCATCCGGCCCGGATGAGGAGAGCTGGGGCACCTATTGTCCTGGTATGGAACCCGCACCACCTCCGGAGTACATAACTTGCTTAGGAGATTTGTTCAGTGTTGCCTGGTTGGAAGACAGGTATGTCGCTCTTGAAGATAGAAATAGTAGAGATTTGAATGACTAAATTTGTCGAGTTAGAAGAGGGCTGAGTTTTGGATTTTCTGCAGTGAGACACACAACCTAAAGAAACAAACAATAGAGGACCAATACCAGAGGGTACGTAATTAGATTCTACAAAACTCTGAATTCTTCTTCATTTGTGAATTAATCTAGTAGGAGCATTTTTGTTATGAAGAGTGTTAAGTATTTTTATAGGTTAAGGTTCGGACTTCCAATCACAACACCTATAGCGTTGGATCACATGTTATGGTATATGGCAATGAAAGCATCAAGACAGAGCTGCTCTATCTGTACCAAGGTTTTGATCCGGCCACTGACAAACTCCCTCAAAACAAATTCGACCTTGATATCCGCATGGATGTAATTAACCAGAGAGACGCCGATCTTCTCTTCTTGTGGCAAAGGGTGAGTTCCAACCTTAACTCTCAAATATCTTTGAATGAAGAATGTGCCATATGTAGAAGTTTTTCTCGGATTTGAATCTTGCATTTTATTTTCCTGTGCTGCAGTACAAAAGATCAAAAGCTGATtcggaaaagaaagaaattctcAAGCAGCTTACGCAGACAATGCAGCATAGAGTTCACTTAGACCAGAGTATTGAACTGATTGGGATGCTTCTACTTGGACCAGAAAACGGTCCTCCTCTTCTCAATGCCGTAAGACCACGCGGTTTGCCGGTTGTTGATGACTGGGAATGCTTGAAATCGATGGTACGCAATTCACATTGTCGATTGTTTCCCCCTTTGCTTTCTtgattattttctaatttttcaaaattgggcCTGCAGGTGGTGGTGTTTGAGACTCGCTGCGGATCACTGACTCAATATGGCATGAAACATATGAGGGCTTTCGCCAATATATGCAATAATGGAATCTCGCTAACTGCCATGGAGGAAGCTTGTAGAACTGCCTGCAGCAGCCATACCATTCTGGACCAATGGAGCCCTACAATCAGAGGTTATAGTGCTTGATATTGTAGCAAAAATGACCGACTTTAAGATGTGGTGTTCATGTACTCAACAGCAGTTTAATGTTATCAGCTTATAAAGCTCAATTTGGACCGATCCTCAGGCCCAAGTCCCAACTCCCCTTTAACCTGGACTGCCCAGATAGATCTCTCTACGTTTCTAAACTTATTACTTGTGAGTTGTGAAAAGGTCATTTTCAGAGATGTAGAAATGACATCTTAGCACCTATTGGGTACGTAACGAGATGGGCACGTGGACAATTCCTGGTCACTATTAGTGGTACATGTTTATGAGGATTTGATAGatgatcttttctttttttttggtactaCCTATATTTTGGTTCTTGTGTTCCAGTGTCCCACGGGGGTGGATTTTTTGAGAACTCCCACAAAAAAAGAGTAGcctattgttttctaaagtggGGTGTTTCAGTCTTTCAGATTAAGACTTGGCATGTGTGATGGTTCCAAAATTTGGCCACTGCCTTTGTCCACTCTGCCTAATTCAGATTCCGATTGGCTTCCCCATCAAACTATTGATACCCAAGCCCCACTTGAAGAGTTGAGTCAGGAATCTACATATATCAAGGAAATTTTTTAGAGATGTTTCTCTTCATTCcttaaatattttggtaaatgaTGTGAAATTTGGTTTCTGTTAGCCAAGACTtggaaattttagaataataaaaataaattggaagcACTAGGCTGATGTCAGGTTGTCCCAGTCCCAAAATTATTGCAAGTATCTTTAAGTTatggtaaaatttaatttaagttaaattagatttaaataattaatttaaaagttattatttaatttttattttaaatattaagattatttttatttttaattaacaaaatgatatattttgtcaataaaaaacaaaataaaaatattattcttaattttaaattatattattaagttattttattaaatatatttaatttatttaatgataattaaattattaattgactttaaattaGTTTACCAAAATACTGAATAAACCTTTCGAGTTTTatgatagaaagaaaaattactCCATGCCTCCCACTGTTTTATATTGCCTTTTGTTTGAAGAAGAACGAAGTATTTCATTTCTATTCAGAGGAATTTTGGGTCCTGAATTTCTATAGTTCTTTGAAAGACTTTGTTCAATGAAAAGTGCTTTCCGAAGTATAAATAGGCGcatcaaataaaaatacttatttaCAAAAAGTGCGTTTACCAGCTTTTTGGCTTTGcgttttcttttaatttaaaggGGGTGGGGAATCGTGTTAGGAGCCAAAGAAACAGTTTTCGCATATGTAAAATGTTCAAATACTTCTTTAGTGTGCAAAATGcagaggaaaaaaatatataatttatttctaaaataatttaaatattagcaCTTTATTCCAcccatttgaaaaataattcataagaaaaatgaaaatcactcTGAAGAAGATAATAGTCCCTCCGTTCAAATAAAATTGTTCCACGATATGAAAAACTATGGTGGAGAAGTTTCAAAGCTCAATCAGAGTGTATGTACTGTGGACTGATGTATGTCTGTTACTTATCTTCTTTTTGAATGTGGAGTATTCAATTCAATAACGTGCAGAACTGGGAGCTGGATGACCCCATGCCCACCCACTTGCCTCCGCCAAGCATATTCCACCAAACATCCTAGTTCGTACGGATGGTAACGCGTTGGGCAATTATAAGGAAGGAAACCATTTAGATTTATTTCTCTATTTAAGGGGCATGCATCAATTATTTGATATCCTTCCCCAccagcatttttatttttgagaagtTAACTTCCTTGATTTCATCtagttttttttctatatataatatgtGATTGAttgaaatgatgaaaaacgcACTTAAATTCAAGGACACATTACATCAATCTTGAAAATGTTGTCTTCAAATCCACTTACACATATACATATCTTCACGCTTGATTGAATTGTTTGACGATTCttaaaaagattatttatttgaattaatgtcttaaaaatttatagaaaatattgattaaTATGAATTTATAATCTTGTAATTTAAATTTGAGTTCAAACCGACTCTTAGGCATTAAAATATagagtttgaaatttttacatttacaatttttaaatttttttgaaagtgcTGACACCAACTTGTTGGGTAAAGCAAATATCCAAATGTGGGAGAGTAGTGTTATGGTTGAGCGGCTTGAGCCAATGTTAGGATGAAGTTTGGGGTGGGGCTCAATGCTGACTTGGATAGTCCATATGGTGGGCCTGCCCTAAAGCTTTAGGAATGTGACGCCATCAAAATGGACTTTAATGGTTGATGTGGATAAGTCCATAGACAAATGGAGGGGAGTCCCAGCCCTCGGTTTTTTTCTAtccttaatatattattattattaataaataaaagagtcTCTGACTTAAAtcattccaaatttttttactgATAAAAGAATAGAATATATGAAAATACCACGTTCAATGATTTAAATGATCCTATCTCATAAATTGACGTTTTTGTAAGTATCTGACTCATTTCATGATATTCCcattatgcttttttttttctttctttcaaatggtgggatatttgaaaattaattgttttatattataactcCATAAAAGGAATTGatcatgaaatatttttcttgtaattttaaatgttttatgataattttattcatgTGCTCAGTGTaagaatattatttttcgaTAATCTTTTTCTTAAATGTTTTTTAGTGTTTATATTTATTAGGAGTGTCCATGTCATTCTTCGATTGAagtgaataataattttttataataaaaataatctcCTATTAATTATATGTAATCGTGATTTTGAGAACATAATAATTGGTTCTTATTTTTTGAAGAAcgatatttaatttatgttcTTATGAACATAGCTTGGTTCGTGTTCACACGATGgttaaatagtattttatatGACCATAATGAGACCTTTTTTATTAGTATCTACTTCACTCGGTATGCATTCATCTAGTAGTAAAAAAGAGTGAGGTTGCTCAAAAATGATAAATCCTTCTCATTGCCCATATTCAAAAGGTGCATGAAAATTTGTTGTGAAATTATCCCAGTTGTAATTATTTGTTTGGCAATGTAATGTAgctattaattaatttagtttagtttggaaaaaatactttgaaaaatggtcacaaaatataattaaaattaatataaaagattttaaataagtGAGAAGGTAtgaaatagaatataaaaataatttattaattttaaattttaaacttttgatTCTTGAGAGTTGAGAAACATGAGAACCATAGACCAGTTGAAgaggggaagaaaaaaaaatcttcatctGATTTGTACAACTACAATCCTCAGTAATTTCCCAAATATTCACAAATTTTgaggaagaaaacaaaagcaTAACCGGAAAAAGGAAAGCCACtcgtaattattattattcctggTAAAGAGACACCCTGTCGTCGTTTTCTTTATCTTCTCCTTCAATGCCGTTGCTTTGATCTATACCGCCGGAAATGCTCACCGGCGTCGATCCTTGTTTTCACCTTCTCGAACTCTGTTATAGGGCAGGGAATTGTGATTCCGCCCGGATGGTTGAACCCGTAAACCTTCTCGGCGTTTCTCAACAACTCCCCAAACAGTGGGTGATTGAAGTATAACACTGGTACTAGAACACGGTGAGTGTGGTCGCCGGAGTCACCGACGTAGACAGCCAAGTGGCCCTTGGGTACTTCCATCGGTTTAGTCTCGCACGGCTCATGACCCACCCGAACGTAACCCGACTTGGGAAAACAGAGCCCCTTAGCTTTCATCCGAAGACGACGACCCCAGTTGCAGATTTTGGTCATGGCCCTACTCCTACAACTCCGATGATCCAAACTTTTGATAACTCTCGGACTTTGATTTCGCCTGAAAACCCATCTGAACACCGTGACCAGCTTTCTTCCTAGCCTGAACCCTTTCGTTTTCCTCATATTTAGTCCAAGCTTCTCTCTACCGTTCAGCGGAGGTTACTGCACTTCTggcttgtttttttatt
This DNA window, taken from Vitis vinifera cultivar Pinot Noir 40024 chromosome 2, ASM3070453v1, encodes the following:
- the LOC100260773 gene encoding vacuolar-processing enzyme, which translates into the protein MALHRSVCLLNSALLPLLLLLAEGTGGARALRLSRWDQKIWMPTDKVEAEEDGEERGTKWAVLVAGSYGYGNYRHQADVCHAYQLLKRGGLKDENIVVFMYDDIATHDFNPRPGVIINHPQGDDVYAGVPKDYTGEDVTAQNLFAVLLGDKSLLKGGSGKVVESKPNDRIFLYYSDHGGQGVLGMPNMPFLYAKDFIDVLKMKHASGSYKEMVLYVEACESGSIFEGLMPDDLNIYVTTASGPDEESWGTYCPGMEPAPPPEYITCLGDLFSVAWLEDSETHNLKKQTIEDQYQRVKVRTSNHNTYSVGSHVMVYGNESIKTELLYLYQGFDPATDKLPQNKFDLDIRMDVINQRDADLLFLWQRYKRSKADSEKKEILKQLTQTMQHRVHLDQSIELIGMLLLGPENGPPLLNAVRPRGLPVVDDWECLKSMVVVFETRCGSLTQYGMKHMRAFANICNNGISLTAMEEACRTACSSHTILDQWSPTIRGYSA
- the LOC100255700 gene encoding auxin-responsive protein SAUR36, yielding MRKTKGFRLGRKLVTVFRWVFRRNQSPRVIKSLDHRSCRSRAMTKICNWGRRLRMKAKGLCFPKSGYVRVGHEPCETKPMEVPKGHLAVYVGDSGDHTHRVLVPVLYFNHPLFGELLRNAEKVYGFNHPGGITIPCPITEFEKVKTRIDAGEHFRRYRSKQRH